In one Chryseobacterium camelliae genomic region, the following are encoded:
- the radC gene encoding RadC family protein codes for MPIKFLAEDDRPREKFLLKGKDSLSDSELLAIVMGSGNKDETAIELGRKILASVNNNWNQLSLLSVKDLMKFKGIGEVKAISIATALEIGRRRASQEIPQKTVIANSKDAYLVLKNYLADLRTEEFWAIFLNQSNKVIYLTQLTQGGINQSIVDVRVLFRTALEHFSTGIIIAHNHPSGNFKPSKEDSEITQKIKEAGKVLSIQLLDHLIITQNSYFSFSDEGLL; via the coding sequence ATGCCCATAAAATTTCTTGCCGAAGACGACAGACCCCGAGAAAAGTTTTTATTAAAAGGTAAAGACTCACTTTCTGATTCGGAATTGTTGGCAATCGTTATGGGAAGTGGAAATAAAGATGAAACAGCCATTGAATTGGGTCGGAAAATCTTAGCTTCGGTTAATAACAACTGGAACCAATTAAGTTTACTTTCAGTAAAAGATTTGATGAAGTTTAAAGGAATAGGTGAAGTAAAAGCCATTTCAATTGCAACGGCACTGGAAATAGGACGAAGAAGAGCCAGCCAGGAAATTCCCCAGAAAACAGTAATTGCAAACAGTAAAGATGCTTATCTTGTTTTAAAAAATTATCTGGCGGATTTAAGAACTGAGGAATTTTGGGCTATATTTTTAAACCAAAGCAATAAAGTTATTTATCTGACTCAGCTTACACAAGGTGGCATCAATCAATCTATTGTGGATGTAAGAGTTTTGTTTCGAACCGCTCTGGAACATTTTTCTACAGGAATTATCATTGCCCATAATCATCCTTCCGGAAATTTTAAACCTAGTAAGGAAGATAGTGAAATCACGCAAAAAATAAAAGAAGCCGGAAAGGTATTAAGTATTCAGTTGCTGGATCATTTAATTATTACACAGAATTCATATTTCAGTTTCTCAGACGAAGGATTATTATGA
- a CDS encoding inorganic pyrophosphatase — MIPNFKAHPWHGISAGEDAPNVVNVFVEIVPSDTIKYEVDKETGFLKVDRPQKFSNIIPALYGFVPRTYCDEAVMNLAIERGADDVTMGDHDPLDICVLSSHNIHSGGLLMEAIPIGGFKMIDGGEADDKIVAVMIGDHAFGHYRDISELPEAEVKRLMHYFLTYKNLPDEPAKCRIQEVYGADHAKKVIKASQEDYANKYGG; from the coding sequence ATGATTCCAAATTTTAAAGCACATCCATGGCATGGGATTTCTGCGGGAGAAGATGCGCCAAATGTTGTAAATGTTTTCGTGGAGATCGTTCCTTCAGATACTATTAAATATGAAGTAGATAAAGAAACAGGATTTTTAAAGGTAGACAGACCTCAGAAATTCTCAAATATCATTCCTGCATTGTATGGTTTTGTTCCAAGAACATACTGTGATGAAGCTGTAATGAATTTAGCAATTGAAAGAGGAGCAGATGACGTTACAATGGGAGATCATGACCCTCTTGATATCTGTGTTCTAAGCTCTCACAATATTCACTCGGGAGGTTTATTGATGGAAGCTATTCCAATCGGTGGCTTTAAAATGATCGATGGAGGAGAAGCTGATGATAAAATCGTTGCGGTAATGATTGGAGATCATGCTTTTGGTCATTACAGAGATATTTCTGAATTGCCTGAAGCTGAAGTTAAAAGACTGATGCACTATTTCCTAACGTATAAAAACTTACCGGACGAGCCTGCAAAATGCAGAATTCAGGAAGTTTACGGAGCAGATCATGCTAAAAAAGTAATCAAAGCTTCTCAGGAAGATTATGCAAATAAATATGGAGGATAA
- a CDS encoding murein L,D-transpeptidase catalytic domain-containing protein, producing MGKSFIFLFLFFLSCSKFESQATSAVDYLPKSKILEIKNYLKGKNYNQDLAVFINFKVHSGKYRYFVYDLKNNKILQKAIVAHGEGSVMKNSENLQFSNTDGSHQSSLGKYEIRESYSGKFGKAYRLDGLDATNSNARERAIVLHSYYCVQDIESENPACLSFGCPMLSKNAFIQTSKYIDQSKQPIILYAFY from the coding sequence ATGGGAAAAAGCTTTATTTTTTTATTCCTTTTTTTTCTGTCCTGTTCAAAATTTGAATCTCAGGCTACAAGTGCTGTTGATTATTTGCCGAAATCAAAAATTTTAGAAATTAAAAATTATTTGAAAGGGAAAAACTACAATCAGGATTTAGCCGTTTTTATCAATTTTAAAGTTCATTCGGGGAAATATCGCTATTTCGTTTATGATTTAAAAAACAATAAAATCTTACAAAAAGCGATTGTTGCGCATGGTGAAGGTTCAGTAATGAAGAATTCGGAAAACCTTCAGTTCAGCAATACAGATGGCTCTCATCAATCATCATTAGGGAAATACGAAATCCGGGAAAGCTATTCGGGGAAATTCGGGAAAGCTTATCGTTTGGATGGTTTAGACGCTACAAACAGCAATGCAAGAGAAAGAGCAATTGTTCTTCATTCGTATTATTGTGTTCAGGATATCGAATCGGAAAATCCGGCTTGTCTGAGCTTTGGCTGTCCGATGCTTTCTAAAAACGCATTTATTCAAACGTCCAAATATATTGACCAATCAAAGCAGCCTATCATTTTATACGCTTTTTATTAA
- a CDS encoding pyruvate dehydrogenase complex dihydrolipoamide acetyltransferase, whose product MAEVITMPRLSDTMTEGKVAKWHKKVGDKVKEGDILAEIETDKAVQDFESEIEGTLLYVGVEEGNAAAVDSVLAIIGSEGEDISGLTGGAAPVAASEEKKEEPKAETAAAPEQTSAEVPAGVEVITMPRLSDTMTEGKVAKWHKNIGDTVKEGDLLAEIETDKAVQDFESEFNGVLLKQGVEEGDAAPVDTVLAIIGPAGTDISGVGAPKAASSSEKPTEQKTEAKAEEKAAPVANTTSADRVAISPLAKKMAQDKGVDINAVQGSGENGRIVKKDIENYQPSAKPAVSAPAASPAAQVALSFVEGEDTETPNSQVRNIIAKRLSESKFTAPHYYLMVEINMDKAIEARKEINSLPDTKISFNDMIIKATAIALRKHPQVNSSWAGDKIIHRGNINIGVAVAIPDGLVVPVLKNTDQMSYTQISAAVKDMAGRAKSKGLKANEMEGSTFSISNLGMFGIETFTSIINQPNSAILSVGAIIEKPIVKDGQIVVGNIMKLSLACDHRVVDGATGAQFLQTLKTYLESPLTLLL is encoded by the coding sequence ATGGCAGAAGTTATTACAATGCCACGTCTTTCCGATACTATGACGGAAGGTAAAGTGGCAAAATGGCATAAAAAAGTAGGTGATAAAGTAAAAGAAGGAGATATTTTAGCTGAAATCGAAACAGATAAAGCAGTTCAGGACTTTGAATCTGAAATTGAAGGTACCCTTTTATATGTAGGTGTAGAAGAAGGAAATGCAGCTGCTGTGGATTCAGTGTTAGCAATTATCGGTAGCGAAGGAGAAGATATTTCAGGATTAACAGGTGGTGCTGCTCCCGTTGCTGCTTCTGAAGAGAAAAAAGAAGAGCCCAAAGCAGAAACTGCTGCTGCTCCGGAACAAACTTCAGCAGAAGTACCTGCAGGAGTAGAGGTGATTACCATGCCAAGGCTTTCTGATACAATGACAGAGGGTAAAGTAGCGAAATGGCACAAAAATATAGGTGACACAGTAAAAGAAGGAGACCTTCTTGCTGAGATCGAAACAGATAAAGCAGTTCAGGATTTTGAATCTGAATTCAACGGAGTATTATTGAAGCAAGGTGTCGAAGAAGGAGATGCTGCCCCGGTTGATACCGTGTTGGCAATTATTGGTCCTGCAGGAACAGATATTTCAGGAGTTGGTGCTCCGAAAGCAGCTTCTTCATCAGAAAAGCCTACTGAACAAAAAACTGAAGCTAAGGCAGAAGAAAAAGCGGCTCCGGTTGCTAATACGACATCTGCAGACAGAGTGGCAATTTCTCCGTTAGCGAAGAAAATGGCTCAGGATAAAGGTGTTGATATCAATGCTGTACAAGGTTCAGGAGAAAACGGAAGAATCGTTAAAAAAGATATTGAAAATTACCAGCCGTCTGCGAAACCTGCAGTTTCGGCTCCGGCTGCAAGTCCTGCTGCTCAAGTGGCATTAAGCTTTGTAGAAGGTGAAGACACTGAAACTCCGAATTCTCAGGTAAGAAATATCATTGCGAAACGTCTTTCTGAAAGTAAATTCACAGCGCCTCATTATTATCTTATGGTAGAAATCAACATGGATAAGGCGATTGAGGCTAGAAAAGAAATCAATTCTTTACCGGATACTAAAATTTCTTTCAACGATATGATTATTAAGGCAACAGCAATTGCTTTAAGAAAACATCCGCAGGTAAATTCCAGTTGGGCAGGAGATAAAATTATTCACAGAGGAAACATCAATATTGGGGTAGCGGTTGCTATTCCGGACGGATTGGTAGTTCCTGTTCTTAAGAATACAGATCAGATGAGCTATACCCAGATTTCTGCTGCTGTGAAAGATATGGCCGGAAGAGCGAAATCTAAAGGTCTTAAAGCCAACGAAATGGAAGGTTCTACCTTCTCAATCTCCAACTTGGGTATGTTCGGAATTGAAACATTTACAAGTATCATTAATCAACCAAACTCTGCTATCCTTTCAGTAGGAGCAATTATCGAGAAACCAATCGTAAAAGACGGACAGATCGTCGTTGGAAATATCATGAAGCTTTCATTAGCTTGTGATCACAGGGTGGTAGACGGTGCTACAGGTGCTCAGTTCTTACAAACCCTAAAAACGTATTTAGAAAGTCCACTAACTTTGTTACTGTAA
- a CDS encoding ABC transporter ATP-binding protein — translation MIKARNIHKSYGNLEVLKGVDIHIKTGEVVSIVGESGAGKSTLLQILGTLDLPTNSKSFDTEITIAGESFINMNDKQISKFRNQNIGFVFQFHQLLPEFTALENVLLPTKIAGANEKEAIEKAYALFEDLKIEQRLHHKPNQLSGGEAQRVAVARALINSPKIIFADEPTGNLDSKNADDLHRLFFDLRDKYNQTFVIVTHNPGLAEITDRKLVMKDGMIIE, via the coding sequence ATGATTAAAGCAAGAAATATCCATAAATCATATGGAAATTTAGAAGTACTGAAAGGAGTTGATATTCACATCAAAACAGGAGAGGTGGTCTCTATTGTCGGAGAATCCGGAGCGGGGAAGTCTACGCTTTTACAGATTTTAGGAACATTGGACCTTCCCACAAATTCCAAAAGTTTTGATACTGAAATTACGATTGCAGGAGAATCTTTTATTAACATGAATGATAAGCAAATCTCTAAATTCAGAAACCAGAATATTGGTTTTGTCTTTCAGTTTCATCAGCTGCTTCCTGAATTTACAGCCCTGGAAAATGTTTTGCTTCCTACAAAAATTGCAGGTGCCAACGAAAAAGAAGCGATTGAAAAGGCGTATGCTTTATTTGAAGACCTGAAAATAGAACAAAGGCTGCATCATAAACCCAATCAATTATCAGGTGGTGAAGCACAAAGAGTTGCGGTGGCTAGAGCTTTAATCAATTCTCCCAAAATTATTTTTGCAGATGAACCGACAGGAAATTTAGATTCTAAGAATGCGGATGATCTTCATCGCCTTTTTTTTGATTTGAGAGATAAATATAACCAGACCTTTGTTATTGTGACCCATAATCCCGGTCTTGCTGAAATTACCGACCGAAAATTAGTCATGAAAGACGGGATGATTATCGAATAA
- the pdhA gene encoding pyruvate dehydrogenase (acetyl-transferring) E1 component subunit alpha: protein MKEFSKEVYLKWYEDMTMWRRFEDKCRSLYLKQKIRGFLHLYNGQEAIPAGFTHAMDLSKDSMITAYRCHIHPMAMGVDPKRIMAELCGKATGTSGGMGGSMHIFSKEHRFYGGHGIVGGQIPLGAGIAFADQYFDRKAVNICFFGDGAARQGSLHETFNMAMNWKLPVIFVVENNQYAMGTSVKRTANHEDIYKLGLGYEMPCLAVDAMDPEKVAEAAYEAIERARRGDGPTFIEARTYRFRGHSMSDAEPYRSKEEVAIHKNDDPIELIKQRILSNGWATEEELEAMDNKSRDFVEECVEFMENSPYPDAEKIYEYVYAQEDYPFLDKLEN from the coding sequence ATGAAAGAATTTTCTAAAGAGGTATACCTGAAGTGGTATGAAGATATGACTATGTGGAGAAGGTTTGAAGACAAATGCCGTTCTCTTTATTTAAAACAAAAAATCAGAGGTTTTTTACATTTGTATAACGGACAGGAAGCTATTCCTGCTGGTTTCACGCATGCAATGGATTTGTCAAAAGACAGTATGATTACTGCTTACAGATGTCACATTCATCCAATGGCGATGGGAGTAGATCCTAAAAGAATCATGGCGGAGCTTTGTGGTAAAGCTACAGGTACGTCAGGAGGTATGGGCGGATCTATGCACATTTTCAGTAAAGAACACAGATTTTATGGTGGTCATGGTATTGTAGGAGGGCAAATTCCTTTGGGAGCAGGTATTGCTTTCGCAGATCAGTATTTTGACAGAAAAGCTGTAAACATTTGTTTCTTTGGAGACGGTGCGGCTAGACAAGGTTCTTTGCATGAAACATTCAATATGGCGATGAACTGGAAGTTACCTGTAATTTTCGTTGTGGAAAACAACCAGTACGCAATGGGTACATCTGTTAAAAGAACAGCTAATCACGAAGATATTTACAAATTAGGTTTAGGATATGAAATGCCTTGTCTTGCAGTAGATGCAATGGATCCTGAGAAAGTGGCAGAGGCTGCTTATGAGGCTATTGAAAGAGCAAGAAGAGGGGACGGACCTACTTTCATTGAAGCAAGAACTTACCGTTTCAGAGGTCACTCAATGTCTGATGCTGAACCATACAGATCTAAGGAAGAAGTAGCGATTCACAAAAATGATGATCCTATTGAATTGATAAAACAAAGAATTTTATCAAATGGATGGGCTACTGAAGAGGAATTGGAAGCTATGGATAACAAATCAAGAGATTTCGTTGAAGAATGTGTGGAGTTTATGGAGAATTCCCCATATCCGGATGCTGAGAAAATCTATGAATATGTATATGCTCAGGAAGATTATCCATTCTTAGATAAATTAGAAAACTAA
- a CDS encoding phosphatase PAP2 family protein: MEEKQPSLILRISKIISDFFNPLLSLFIFFLYMSIKNYSLKDSLSYFLPILILIIAPIIIWLVWNVKTGRYTNMDVSNRVQRKTLYIFIAACVIAYLAFNYFKNGYVDFVMLFILILLFALQISNFFIKSSMHTAFNIFVAALFFALNMKMGFIWLGIAALVGITRIILKRHTPKEVSMGALIAFIVSFIYLYCNIQFQH, translated from the coding sequence ATGGAAGAAAAACAGCCTTCGTTGATCCTTAGAATATCAAAAATTATATCCGATTTTTTTAATCCACTACTTTCTTTATTTATCTTCTTCTTATATATGAGCATAAAGAATTATTCGCTGAAAGATTCTTTATCCTACTTCTTACCAATATTAATACTCATCATTGCCCCTATCATTATTTGGCTGGTATGGAATGTAAAGACCGGGAGATATACCAATATGGATGTATCCAACCGTGTACAAAGAAAGACTTTATATATATTTATCGCAGCCTGTGTCATTGCCTATCTCGCTTTCAATTATTTTAAAAACGGATATGTTGATTTCGTCATGCTCTTTATCCTTATTTTGCTTTTTGCCTTACAGATCAGTAACTTTTTTATTAAAAGTTCTATGCATACAGCGTTCAACATATTTGTTGCCGCATTATTTTTTGCTTTAAATATGAAAATGGGCTTTATCTGGCTTGGAATTGCAGCTTTAGTGGGAATTACAAGGATTATTCTGAAGAGACATACTCCCAAAGAAGTATCCATGGGAGCACTCATCGCTTTTATCGTATCTTTTATTTACCTATATTGCAATATACAATTTCAACATTAA
- a CDS encoding phytanoyl-CoA dioxygenase family protein — protein MLKQIRNYKLPYIVYNFFNKSKLKHNIPLYKKYGINKNYFSSISSKDFAHLPSNERKIDHERLIETSFYKNLTEGNKDSVEDFDDKGYLILRNYLSSETADKINAEIDTLMADGTLKFRYGGKLMFVIHHSEIIRNIGNDKNLLEFLSVLLDGQAKLFQSINFINGSQQKTHSDSIHMTTYPLGGLLGVWIALEDIDENNGALHYIPGSHKLPYFLNSDYDNEGDNVRIGKKSYKAYEEFLEEKVKELGLKKEIFRAKKGDLLIWHANILHGGEPHLDKSRTRKSLVYHYFDENSVCYHEVTQRPALFEL, from the coding sequence ATGTTGAAGCAAATCCGAAATTATAAACTTCCTTATATTGTTTACAATTTTTTTAATAAAAGTAAATTAAAACATAATATTCCTTTATACAAAAAATACGGTATCAATAAAAATTACTTTTCGAGTATTTCCAGCAAAGATTTTGCCCATCTTCCCTCAAATGAAAGAAAAATAGATCATGAGAGATTAATAGAAACATCATTCTACAAAAATCTTACGGAAGGAAATAAGGACAGTGTGGAAGATTTCGATGATAAAGGATATTTGATTCTAAGAAATTATTTAAGCTCTGAAACTGCTGATAAAATTAATGCTGAAATTGATACATTAATGGCAGACGGAACCTTAAAATTCCGTTATGGAGGAAAATTAATGTTTGTGATTCATCATTCTGAGATCATCAGAAATATTGGTAATGACAAAAACCTGCTAGAATTTCTTTCAGTTTTATTGGACGGACAGGCAAAGCTTTTCCAAAGTATTAATTTCATTAACGGAAGCCAGCAGAAAACGCATTCTGATAGTATTCACATGACGACTTATCCTTTGGGAGGGCTTCTCGGAGTATGGATTGCTTTAGAAGACATCGACGAAAACAATGGGGCTTTACACTACATTCCGGGAAGCCACAAACTTCCATATTTCCTGAATTCAGACTATGATAATGAAGGAGATAATGTCAGGATTGGCAAGAAAAGTTATAAAGCCTATGAAGAATTTCTTGAAGAAAAAGTAAAGGAATTAGGACTTAAAAAAGAAATTTTCAGGGCAAAAAAAGGGGATTTGTTGATCTGGCATGCCAATATTCTTCACGGCGGTGAACCGCATTTGGACAAATCAAGAACGAGAAAAAGCTTGGTTTATCATTATTTTGATGAAAACAGTGTCTGTTATCATGAGGTAACGCAAAGACCGGCACTTTTTGAACTGTAA
- a CDS encoding aminotransferase class I/II-fold pyridoxal phosphate-dependent enzyme — protein MKEIYGFNHYTFFTEMSELSRKHGSFDLSLGLPDFEVDSRLRYYLKESADNISHSYESLEGNALLIDNIIKFNAGRKNSIIIKREEVNIVPCSTFALYTSLKSIINQGDEVIIIQPSYYTYAPSIVLNGGIPVYYDLEDDFTIDWDRLQSCISGKTKAIIVNSPQNPTGKIWSQSDWHQLYELIKNQEIYLISEEIYDIYCYDNIEHYSSFLHPELRKRTFCIFSFGKMFHATGWKVSYLLAAEDLLKDFRSYQQYISFSTNAPVQYAVAKYLDVFDPEENRKAMENKRNIFNELIQHTPLQVEQKAQGSFFQIVNFRNISKTMTDVEFSKWLTVEKKVSCLPVSAFYNAKANSDYIRFSFAKKDNLIINALEHLRKNL, from the coding sequence ATGAAAGAAATTTACGGATTTAATCATTATACTTTTTTTACAGAAATGTCTGAGCTTTCCCGAAAGCACGGAAGTTTTGATTTGTCTCTGGGCTTGCCTGATTTTGAAGTAGATAGCCGATTACGGTATTATCTGAAAGAATCTGCAGACAACATCAGTCATAGTTATGAATCACTTGAAGGCAATGCTTTGCTAATCGACAATATTATTAAATTTAATGCCGGCAGAAAGAACAGTATTATCATAAAAAGAGAAGAGGTAAATATTGTACCCTGTTCAACTTTTGCTTTATATACATCTTTAAAATCAATTATAAATCAAGGAGATGAAGTGATAATAATACAACCTTCCTATTATACGTATGCGCCTTCCATTGTTCTTAACGGAGGTATACCCGTTTATTATGATCTGGAGGATGATTTTACAATCGATTGGGATAGGCTGCAAAGCTGTATTTCTGGAAAAACAAAAGCAATTATTGTCAATTCGCCTCAGAATCCAACCGGTAAAATCTGGAGTCAAAGTGACTGGCATCAACTATATGAATTGATCAAAAACCAGGAAATTTACCTTATTTCAGAGGAAATCTATGATATTTATTGTTATGACAATATTGAACATTACAGCTCATTTCTTCATCCGGAATTAAGAAAAAGAACCTTCTGTATATTTTCTTTTGGAAAAATGTTCCATGCAACCGGCTGGAAAGTAAGTTATCTGCTTGCTGCAGAGGATTTACTAAAAGATTTCAGGAGTTATCAGCAGTATATATCTTTCAGTACCAATGCTCCTGTTCAATATGCAGTTGCCAAATATCTGGATGTATTTGATCCTGAAGAGAACCGAAAAGCCATGGAAAATAAAAGGAATATTTTTAATGAACTTATTCAGCACACCCCTTTACAGGTTGAGCAAAAAGCGCAGGGAAGTTTCTTCCAGATTGTAAATTTCAGAAATATTTCAAAAACCATGACGGATGTTGAGTTTTCCAAATGGCTTACTGTTGAAAAAAAAGTATCATGTCTTCCTGTCTCTGCTTTTTATAATGCTAAAGCAAACTCAGATTACATAAGATTTAGTTTTGCGAAAAAAGATAATCTTATTATTAATGCTTTAGAACATTTAAGGAAAAATCTTTAA
- a CDS encoding sodium-translocating pyrophosphatase codes for MDLFVLVPIFGVIALLYTFIQSNWVSKQDAGNDKMKVISGHIADGAMAFLKAEYKILMYFVIIVAILLAVMGMSNANSHWSIGIAFAVGAVFSATAGFIGMKIATKANVRTAEAARTSLSKALKVSFTGGSVMGMGVAGLAVLGLGALFLITKQIFAPDATVDSHEMERTIEILTGFSLGAESIALFARVGGGIYTKAADVGADLVGKVEAGIPEDDPRNPATIADNVGDNVGDVAGMGADLFGSYVATVLATMVLGRETISEDSFGGFAPILLPMLIAGTGIIFSIAGTLFVRINDNEGSSTSSVQNALNLGNWGSIVITAIASYFLVTYILPEKMVLRGQEFSKMGVFGAIMVGLVVGTLMSIITEYYTAMGKRPVSSIVRQSSTGHATNIIGGLSVGMESTLLPIIVLAGGIYGSYLCAGLYGVAIAAAGMMATTAMQLAIDAFGPIADNAGGIAEMSELPKEVREKTDILDAVGNTTAATGKGFAIASAALTALALFAAFVGIAGIDGIDIYRADVLAGLFIGGMIPFIFSSLAITAVGQAAMAMVEEVRRQFREIPGILEGKAQPEYEKCVAISTDASIRKMMLPGAIAIISPLLIGFIFGPEVLGGFLAGATVSGVLMGMFQNNAGGAWDNAKKSFEKGVDINGQTYYKGSDPHKASVTGDTVGDPFKDTSGPSMNILIKLMSIVSLVIAPTLATIHKDKIEADRKAKIEALTGVSGLLGSAANTNALIPLAPKEIKGYVNENGDFVYDTGNIQEVELKGGKKISMGEGSQLYQLYNSVKQKDARILDPNNWYTIENLYFETGSSDLKAGSEAQLLNLVEILTAYPDLKIKLGGYTDNSGNDESNQQLSNLRAQTAKLKLLELGIAAHRVEAEGYGSQHPICAANDTDECKAKNRRIDVRVLAL; via the coding sequence ATGGACTTATTTGTGTTAGTACCAATTTTTGGTGTCATTGCTTTGCTGTATACTTTTATTCAGAGCAATTGGGTTAGTAAGCAGGATGCCGGAAATGACAAAATGAAGGTTATCAGCGGGCACATCGCTGACGGTGCCATGGCTTTTCTAAAAGCCGAGTACAAGATTTTAATGTATTTCGTAATCATTGTAGCCATTCTTTTAGCGGTGATGGGAATGAGCAACGCCAACTCACATTGGAGTATCGGGATTGCCTTTGCAGTGGGAGCTGTATTTTCCGCTACGGCAGGCTTTATCGGAATGAAAATAGCTACGAAAGCTAATGTAAGAACGGCAGAAGCCGCAAGAACTTCGCTTTCAAAAGCCCTTAAAGTTTCATTTACAGGAGGTTCTGTAATGGGAATGGGAGTTGCCGGACTGGCCGTTTTAGGATTAGGCGCTCTGTTTTTAATTACTAAACAAATTTTTGCTCCGGATGCCACCGTAGATTCTCACGAAATGGAAAGAACGATTGAAATCCTGACCGGATTTTCTCTAGGTGCAGAATCAATAGCGCTTTTTGCAAGAGTAGGAGGTGGAATTTATACCAAAGCAGCCGATGTTGGAGCAGATTTGGTAGGAAAAGTAGAAGCCGGAATCCCGGAAGATGATCCGCGAAATCCTGCAACCATTGCAGATAATGTGGGAGATAATGTAGGAGATGTGGCAGGAATGGGAGCAGATTTATTCGGTTCTTATGTGGCAACAGTTTTAGCAACAATGGTGTTGGGAAGAGAAACGATTTCGGAAGATTCTTTTGGCGGTTTTGCCCCGATTCTTCTCCCGATGTTGATTGCAGGTACCGGAATTATTTTTTCTATTGCCGGAACTTTATTTGTCAGAATAAATGATAATGAAGGTTCATCTACTTCAAGTGTACAAAACGCATTAAATCTTGGAAACTGGGGAAGTATTGTTATTACCGCTATAGCCTCATATTTTTTGGTAACCTATATCTTACCCGAGAAAATGGTTCTGAGAGGGCAGGAATTCTCTAAAATGGGTGTTTTTGGAGCCATTATGGTGGGGTTGGTTGTAGGTACATTAATGAGTATTATTACAGAATATTATACCGCAATGGGAAAAAGACCGGTTTCAAGTATCGTAAGACAATCATCAACAGGTCATGCAACCAATATTATTGGCGGACTATCGGTGGGTATGGAATCTACTTTACTTCCGATTATTGTTTTAGCGGGTGGAATTTATGGCTCGTATTTATGTGCCGGTCTTTATGGAGTTGCCATTGCTGCGGCCGGAATGATGGCGACAACAGCTATGCAGCTGGCAATTGACGCTTTCGGACCTATCGCAGATAATGCAGGAGGAATAGCCGAAATGAGTGAATTACCAAAAGAAGTTCGTGAAAAAACAGATATTCTGGATGCAGTGGGGAATACAACGGCTGCAACAGGAAAAGGCTTTGCAATCGCTTCTGCGGCATTGACGGCTTTAGCTTTATTTGCCGCTTTCGTAGGAATTGCCGGAATTGATGGAATTGATATTTACAGAGCTGATGTTTTAGCCGGGTTATTTATCGGAGGAATGATTCCTTTTATCTTTTCTTCATTGGCAATTACGGCGGTTGGACAGGCAGCCATGGCGATGGTGGAAGAAGTTCGCAGGCAGTTTCGGGAGATTCCGGGGATTCTGGAAGGAAAAGCTCAGCCTGAATATGAAAAGTGTGTTGCCATTTCTACCGATGCTTCCATCAGAAAAATGATGCTTCCGGGAGCAATTGCCATTATTTCGCCTTTACTGATCGGGTTTATTTTCGGACCGGAAGTATTGGGGGGCTTTTTAGCAGGAGCTACTGTAAGCGGTGTTCTTATGGGAATGTTTCAAAATAATGCCGGCGGAGCCTGGGATAATGCGAAAAAGTCTTTTGAAAAAGGTGTTGATATTAACGGACAGACTTATTACAAAGGATCTGATCCTCATAAAGCTTCAGTAACAGGTGATACAGTAGGAGATCCGTTTAAAGATACTTCAGGGCCTTCAATGAATATTTTGATTAAACTGATGTCAATCGTGTCTTTAGTTATTGCACCTACTTTAGCAACGATACATAAAGATAAAATTGAAGCTGACCGAAAAGCAAAAATTGAGGCTTTAACGGGAGTTTCCGGACTACTAGGTTCTGCTGCAAATACAAATGCTCTTATTCCGTTGGCTCCAAAAGAAATTAAAGGATATGTAAATGAAAACGGTGATTTTGTTTACGATACAGGAAATATTCAGGAAGTTGAATTAAAAGGCGGAAAGAAAATTTCTATGGGTGAAGGAAGCCAGCTTTATCAACTTTATAATTCAGTAAAACAAAAAGATGCAAGAATTTTAGATCCTAATAATTGGTATACGATTGAAAACCTTTATTTTGAAACTGGTTCAAGTGATTTGAAAGCAGGTTCGGAAGCCCAATTACTAAATTTAGTTGAAATTCTGACTGCTTATCCTGATCTAAAAATAAAATTGGGAGGCTATACCGATAACTCCGGAAATGATGAAAGCAATCAGCAACTTTCAAACCTGAGAGCTCAGACTGCAAAATTGAAATTATTAGAATTAGGAATTGCAGCACATCGAGTGGAAGCAGAAGGCTATGGCTCTCAACATCCGATTTGTGCAGCGAATGATACCGATGAGTGTAAAGCCAAAAACAGAAGAATTGATGTAAGGGTTTTAGCTCTTTAA